From a single Oceanispirochaeta sp. M1 genomic region:
- the rbr gene encoding rubrerythrin produces the protein MLTAFCGESQARNRYTYYVSKAKKEGFAQAAWVFEETANQEKEHAKRLFKLLEGGDVEIAAAFPAGVIGTTSDNLAAAAAGEHHEWTVMYPEFAVTAREEGFDQIAVIFEAIAVAEKQHEKRYLGLKKNIDAGTVFKKDSSVVWRCMNCGYIYEGKSAPEVCPACAHPQAYFELLGENW, from the coding sequence ATCCTCACCGCATTTTGCGGAGAGTCACAGGCAAGAAACCGTTATACATACTATGTGAGCAAGGCTAAAAAAGAGGGCTTTGCTCAGGCTGCCTGGGTATTTGAAGAGACTGCAAATCAGGAAAAAGAGCATGCCAAACGGCTTTTTAAATTGCTTGAAGGCGGAGATGTTGAAATAGCAGCCGCTTTCCCTGCAGGGGTTATCGGCACAACTTCTGATAATCTGGCGGCAGCAGCAGCAGGTGAGCACCATGAGTGGACAGTGATGTATCCTGAGTTTGCTGTAACGGCAAGAGAAGAGGGATTTGATCAAATAGCTGTTATTTTCGAAGCCATTGCGGTTGCAGAAAAACAGCATGAGAAAAGATACCTTGGTCTTAAGAAAAATATTGATGCTGGAACAGTCTTCAAGAAAGACTCTTCAGTTGTATGGCGCTGCATGAACTGCGGTTATATTTACGAAGGTAAAAGCGCGCCGGAAGTATGTCCTGCATGTGCACATCCTCAGGCTTATTTTGAGCTTCTGGGTGAAAACTGGTAA
- a CDS encoding desulfoferrodoxin has translation MIAVNQVYKCDHCGNIVEVLTAGGGELVCCGDPMKLQEEKAADSSTEKHVPVIEKIDGGFKVTVGSTLHPMTEEHSIQWIELIADGKVYRQNLKPGDAPVAEFCVEASEVSAREYCNLHGLWKA, from the coding sequence ATGATAGCTGTAAATCAGGTATATAAATGTGATCACTGTGGTAATATTGTTGAAGTACTGACTGCGGGTGGTGGCGAACTTGTGTGTTGTGGTGACCCTATGAAACTGCAGGAAGAAAAAGCTGCTGATTCTTCAACCGAAAAGCATGTTCCTGTGATTGAAAAAATTGATGGCGGATTCAAGGTGACCGTCGGAAGTACACTGCATCCAATGACAGAAGAACACTCCATTCAGTGGATTGAGCTTATTGCTGACGGAAAAGTATACAGACAGAATCTCAAACCTGGAGATGCTCCTGTTGCAGAGTTCTGTGTAGAGGCTTCTGAAGTTTCTGCCAGAGAGTATTGCAATCTTCACGGCTTGTGGAAAGCCTAG
- the rd gene encoding rubredoxin, with product MKYVCDVCGYIYDPADGDPDNGVAAGTAFADIAEDWVCPLCGAEKSDFSPND from the coding sequence ATGAAATATGTATGTGATGTTTGCGGTTATATTTATGATCCTGCAGATGGTGATCCCGATAACGGAGTAGCCGCAGGAACCGCATTTGCCGATATCGCCGAAGATTGGGTATGCCCTCTCTGTGGTGCTGAAAAATCCGATTTCTCTCCTAACGACTGA
- a CDS encoding bifunctional 2-polyprenyl-6-hydroxyphenol methylase/3-demethylubiquinol 3-O-methyltransferase UbiG produces the protein MDFYSVLSRYYDEVFPLSEECSGFVQKNMNSGGTLLDAGCGTGELVLHLQKEGIQAHGFDLDEGMILSAASAAADAGLPGNDLFRIANLSEMKNQYEDKSQDVLSCLGNTLIHIPFNEQFQFLQDTAKVLKPGGLLILQILNYNNILHDGLKFPLIETENCIFRRTYEARELVGELDFVTELEIKNSGETYTNSIIHYPLLPETLMAALSMSGYSGWETFGSYDGSPAGEGKLPLIITARIPD, from the coding sequence ATGGACTTTTATTCAGTACTGTCCCGCTATTATGATGAGGTTTTTCCCCTATCAGAAGAGTGCAGCGGGTTTGTACAAAAAAATATGAACAGCGGAGGAACCCTGCTGGATGCGGGATGCGGTACGGGTGAACTTGTTCTGCATCTGCAGAAAGAGGGGATTCAGGCCCATGGCTTTGATCTTGATGAGGGGATGATTCTAAGTGCAGCCTCTGCTGCCGCGGATGCCGGATTACCGGGTAATGATCTATTCAGAATCGCCAATCTGAGTGAAATGAAGAATCAGTATGAGGATAAATCCCAGGACGTTTTAAGCTGTCTGGGGAATACCCTGATACATATTCCCTTTAATGAGCAGTTCCAATTTCTGCAGGATACAGCGAAAGTACTGAAACCGGGGGGCCTTCTTATTCTGCAGATTCTCAACTACAACAATATCCTGCATGATGGTTTGAAGTTTCCTCTTATTGAGACGGAAAACTGTATTTTTAGACGGACATACGAAGCCCGGGAACTGGTAGGGGAACTTGACTTTGTTACAGAACTTGAAATAAAAAACAGCGGGGAGACATATACAAACAGTATTATTCATTATCCCCTTCTTCCCGAAACACTCATGGCTGCCTTAAGCATGTCAGGTTATTCCGGCTGGGAGACATTCGGGTCCTATGATGGCAGTCCTGCAGGGGAAGGGAAGCTTCCTCTGATTATTACGGCCCGCATTCCTGATTGA